The genomic window GAACTGGAAGCTATTTAATATTCTGCAAGCTGAATTAAAAAAGGATTTTGGTTGCACCTTAATAGATGTAGGCAGTTGCACTCTTCACACTTTGAATAATTGCTTCAAACATGGCAGTAGATCTACATCTTGGGATATTGACAGTTTTTTGGTGAGCATATACTGGCTTTTTAAAGATTCTCCAGCTCGCAGGGAAGATTATTTGAATCTTTCTGTAAACAAAAAACTCCCCTCTAAGTTTTGCAAACATCGTTGGTTGGAAAATGTTCCAGCAGCCGAAAGAGCACTCGAAATTTGGGACGACTTGAAGAAATATGTCGGAGAAGTTGACAAGGGACatcttacaaaaattaaatgtaagtcTTACCTTATTGTTAAGGAGGCATGTCAGGATGTTTTGATGCCAGCAAAGTTGAACATTTTCCTTTCGGTCGTCAAACTGTTACAACCTTTTCTTACGAAGTATCAAAGTGACAAACCACTCTTGCCTTTCTTAGCTGAAGATCTAAGAAATATGATTGTTAGTTGCTTGCAGAGTTTCAATATTATGAGGAATGAGTACATTTCGAAATTATCTTCACCATACCAGGTTTCACTCTTTGACTTTAAAGACAGAAAGTGTCTTTTAAGTTCATGCAAAGTTAACTTGGGGTTCATTGCTGATAGACTAGTCAAAGAACTTGTTCACAAAAGGGAAGTTTCAGAAAAAGAGGTACTAGAACTCAGACATGaaacacagaatttcattttcttGATGCTTGAAAACCTAGTGGTAAAATCCCCAATCAAGTATGCCTTCGTTCGAAGCCTTTCGTGTCTTGATCCAAGATTTATGCTAACCGATAGCCACAGCTGCTACAAGAAGATGAAGCAGATTTTGTCAATTATTGTAAAGGCTAAACAACTTCAGGAAAAGATGTGTGATGAAATCCTGTTGGAGTATCAAGAATTGCTCCGATATGCTCATGAAAACAAAACAGCATTTAGTGACTTTTCCCCTGATGTGTCTCGAATTGATGTTTTCTTTCGCAATTACCTTGGTGGTGAGAAAAAGTTTGTGTAACTGTGGCCAGTTATAaaaatgcttttaattttttcacatggCCAAGCAGCTGTAGAGCGAGGGTTTTCTGTTAATCGCCATATAGAAGTGGAAAATCTAAAGGAAGATTCGTATGCAGCAAAGAGATTAACCATTGAAGAGATCAGAAAATGTGGCGGTGTTACAAATGTTCCTCTAACAAGAGAGTTGCGGGCTTCTGTTGCAGCAGCTCGTCAGAAGTACATGTCATACTTGGAAGAGGAACGGAAGAAAAAATCTAATGCGCTGGAAAAGAAACGTAGTCTTCAGTTAAGTGAGGAGTTAGAAGTTCATAAAACAAAGAAGATTCGACTACAACAAACAATAGACAGTCTCCAAAAATCTGCCGATGAACTTGCTGAGCAGGCAGAAAAAACTGAAAATGTGAATTTGATTATCcagtcaaacagttttagaaagACAGCTAAAGAAAAGTTACTTGAAATTAAAAAGATAGAAAAGAAAATTCAAGAAGTATCTGAAAACATGAGGAgagtaaaataatcaaaattgttatattttgttgtgctatattaaatattaatatcatgAACCTTTGAAAGATGTACTGTAAACTGTCTAATATGAGTACATTCCTATTTTCTAGTAGTAATGAGTAAAAAGTGCATTAATATTATTATCTTGATATGCAACCTGTAATTATATGTGCGTGTAGATGTAAAACTATGCAGTAACTTAACATGTTGTAAATTATGCAGTTGATAAATATTTGATATTGCATCATTGGTATGTATTTTTGCCACACTCTTAAACATAGCATTGTTATGAACAGGAATTCTGTAATAATGGGACTGTCAAGGTTATAGTATTTGAAGTTAGGAATTCCATGAGTGCTaattcaaaattcttaaatttaaattcctaccaAATACCTACCTAACCAAATGCCTACCTAAATAACTTACTATAATAATTGTGAACCAGTTCGGTATAATGTTAAACTCAGCCAATTTGCAATGTTACTGTCCCTCCGATAAGCTTTTATCTTTTTGTTTATAAGTaatagacaggaaaaaaaaaaacaattctgcaCATGTTCATAATATAACTATAAgtactaaaattatttcataatatttaagTCCTTGAAATTTTGGAGAAAGTCCTTGAAAGTGCTTGAAAAGTGCttaaattttttcatcaaaaagGAGTGGGAACCATGTTCAAGAATGCTACTACTCCACAGCAGACTATCTAAATAGAACAACCTTAACTTCCACTTTATACCtactttatttttgattatttataaatacaatttcaatgtttACGAGATACAgcacactcccgattatccgcgaaattaagtggaaGGGCCacagcggatagtgaaaatcgcggataatccgcaaaagagccgaaaaagggaaacaaaaatttcaacttaatatattaaaaatttatttacagtaaaagttacaatttacagaaaaaattattaaataatgctaaaattgtagtattttactgaataattaacatacaataaatttcactgatgtaaacataaaagtgctcggtacttacttcgtaacaaggatacagtacatactgtacgtactcagacaCTTCATTAGACATTAAAAAGCACAACTcttaaaatttacaactttttgaaaaaaaaaatcagtcagttGCTTTTGTATCTTGCTTTGGAAACATCTTTTCTTAATTCTTGATTGAAtttccgcaacataagtttttcagccaactgcgcatcgtcgtcttgttcctctaaatagtgaagcagtcCGACAATGTGTTGCAAAGCAGCTTCGTGAGTCATCTGCGCCTTCGCACTGGGCACatctgtggcgttttactgtatactgcacacaatacactcgtcagtagagttcaaatttgctcacttgtaataaaatacagatttacatatgtactgtatttgtttcgtagcatgcgcggataatagggagtttactgtaattcgTAATTCATATCTTGTACAATATTTGTCTCTACTGTATTACTACTttaactttatgcatgtagttatgttaagatatgttttaattgtattgtaaaatatgtaattgtaACTGTACTGCTACTGTTTAAATTGTAGGGCCTAACTGTATACAATTGTATTATTGTATCAAGCCTATACTTCTACTTGTATTAATGTTTCTGCAACCATTTTGTGTTAAACTTGTGTCAActgtcaaatttaaaattttatctttagaaGCTGTATATGTACCTGTAacaccagttttattatttttttcccatgtttggatttttggtatttttaacttttactgtttgtatgttaaattatatttcttgatgTGTCCTATACCATTTGTGCAAATGTCTGTATGTTCAGAtggacgaaaataaataaataaattaacaattatttttatatatacacacacacacaacacatcaGGTAAGACAGAGTTTCATTTGTATATGAAAAGTAGATTTTTAAGATCTTACTATATTCCACAAAGTtacggaacccccccccccccttttcccttcaGGGTTTAAAACAATAAGAACCAGtgaaatcaaaataataaaattataagcaATACACAAGGTTACACAGGtattaatttgaaagtattattGTAATCCTCATAGTGGCCTACAACAATgcatccctcccccctcttcccacacaaatccaaaatataaaatgttaatctGTCTTTTCTCTAGCAAAATCACTACtttaatttatgtgtgtaagtAATGGACTTCTATAAGTGAATTGTTTCCTAAGATGTTAGTGTGACAGAGTTTTATTTAACccaatgaaaaatatgtaaacaaaacttAACCCACCCACCCCCCTTTTCATGAAAAACTGGACCCCCCTCCCATTTCACAAAAtgggacaacccccccccccctcccttcacaaaatcctggctacggccctgccaTGCATTTTGATATATAGATTTTTTGGGAGTACTACAGTATTTTATGGGGCAACAAGCattgaaatgaaataatgaaatctTTTGAAAATTGTTATAAAGTTGTAAGAATCAGATTCAAACATTAAAGGCTCCTAAGATTTTGactaaagaaaattatagtaatttaagagagctgtcatatatttgtttatatctaACTTTTGTTATAGActtatttacattacttaaattataatttatgctcAAAACCTGTGGATCATGTTCAGACTGACCATTTAAAATAGCTCCTGTACTAAATGaatgataatttttagttattcttaaatatattacCAATAGCTGTTGCTGTTGAGAATGTTATTCTATTTGGAAAATTACCACATTGATCATACTGTAcgttaagaaaagaaaatttagcaatttttttgtgagtactttccaccatataattcacattaaatcacctcacaaaataaaatcaaagttaactgaaaaaaaattattacatctaTTTGCCAGTAACCCTGCTAGGTGCTCCTTGCTATCCTTCAGAGAGGTGGGTGACAGCACCTCtaacattttgattaattaaatttagagtaatattatttaacttatcttaggaactatttattttactcataatttcaaaattgtaatcaaaagtggtttctatttgaattttttttgtagaatcaaACCAGTTACTCACTAAcctatttaaaagttataatatttttttgtatagtatgtattaatatttaacaacaaAGAACACATGtacgtttacaagttttttggaacaatcattaaattatcattaaaataaagaggAACATCATCTTCCTTCTTAAGTAACTGTTTTACTACATTGCTGAATTTTTCACTCAAGTCTTTTCCAGCCTTATTTAGAGAAAATCcatgtttagtaaaatattttctctaaatAGCACATCTAACACTCCCAAAGGTATAAATACTCTCATTTAATGATCAGCGAACGCCTACAGAATCGTTACGTTCATGCTTTTGTAATTACGAATCTGAAACAAACTTTGAATTCCCGCGCAAATTATCCTTAAGTCACGTGATAGGTGTTGACCACACAGTTATACATGTCATGGTATAGCCAACGCTCCCTCTACCTATTATACCACTATGGCCGCTACACCCCCGGATTTGACTGTTGCTTCTTGGTTCACCAAGTAACAGCCCCACCGATTGTGACCTGTGATATTTTCATTTTAGTGGCCTGTACCTGATTAGTTTAAAAAAGAGTTTTAtttacctttcagagtttatatTTTAGTAGAGTTCTATATTGTTAGGTGGTTAATTGTGACATTTTCAGAGTCTAttgttttcttatttttcagGGTACTCTATACATACCCTTAGTGTTATCTTGTTATAAGAGATTGTATATATTGTTCTTTTACAGATCTAGCTGTTTGCTGCTGTGCGGCTGTGTTGTTCTCTTTTTGTTAGTGTGTTTTTCAGGATGCCTGTGCGTCCCAGTTTCGTGGCTTTGCCGGCCCCAGAGGAGATCCAGTGCCCCGCGTGTGTGCGACTTCAGCAGTTCGGGTCTGTCTTCGGACGACTGGCTGATCTGGCAGCGCATGTGCGCCGGGCGCATGACTCTGCGGGGCTATGGTTTCGCTGTGAGATTTGTAGGCCACATGAAGAGATCTGGTCCCTGAGGGCAGCGAGGCTGCATTTTGAGACGGTGCACCCGGGCCCGGGCATCGAGCCGGCGCTGCCGGAGGCAGATGGTACGGACTCGGATCTCGCGTCTGACGATGAGGAGGAGGATGAGAGGGTTGCCGTTCGGGAGGTGGTTTCCCTGGTGCGTGACCCGGGTGAGCCGGGGTTCCTGCGTGTGCCGGTGCCGCTACCGGCCGTGTTGACGTGCATCCTCTGTGGGACGCATGGCATCGGGCTGAGGATCCGGGGGCGGTACTCAGCGTGGTCGGACATGTGGAAGCACATGAAGCGACACCACCCAGAGGTGACTGCGGTGGAGTTCCGCTGCAGGTTATGTGCTTCCGCATTTTCGGGCGCTGGATATCCGCTGAGGGTGGCTCAGAACCACGTTGCCAACGTGCACAGAGCTGAGGTGCGGAGACTCGCTGCACGTAGGGCGCGAGAGGCAGGCCTGGGCGCGCCAGCACGGACTCCACCTGCTCGTGTGGCCCGGCGGGAGGCACGGCATTCTTCAGATGAAGACGCTGATGATCCGCAGCCCCGGCCGTTGCCACCGCGGCTGCTGTCTACGGTGCCTGGTCCCTCCCACCGTCTCTCTCCGCCTGCACGAGAGGAAGGCCAGGAGACGTGTATTGTTTTGCCCCCCAGGAAGAAGAGAAGGACATCACCTGGACCCGTCACACCGGTGCGCGACGATGCAACGGGGAGGGAGGCTTTGTTTCTGTGCCGCAGGAAGAAGCTGTCACTGTCGCTTCGCACGACACCCCGCCCCAGGTCACCGGCACCCAATGGGACTCTAACACCTGCGCCCGCGCAGGTGTCCACCAATGAGGAGGAGGCGGCCGAGTTTCTGTCAAGGATACTGCCGCTGCACCCGAGGCCGTCACCAGGTCCGGCGTGCCGTCCCTCCTATCCCCAACGGGAGGATGTCCCAGTGTTGGCGCCGGAGCAGGAGAGCATCAAAGCAGTGTAGGGAGGAGAGGGTCTGCCACCCAGGGACTGGCAGACCGGAGATGCCCCCAGTATGTCTCCTGAGGGAAGCACACCTGATCAGCGGACTGCACCGGAGTTGCACGTGGTGCCAGCCCACCTCATCAGGTTCCCACTCCTGCACTCGGAGGGAGGAACCCAAACTGATCCAGACCAGGATGAGGAGCTGCCAGGAAGATGTGAGATGGGGACGCAGACGGAGGATGACGTCGCCCCAGAGCAGGAGGCTGCCGACGCCGAGGTGCAGGCGGAGGTGCCGGCGCCGGTGGAGCCAACTGTGGGCGTGGCGGGGGGAGGGTGCGGCCTCCCCCGGCCGCGCGGGAGCTGTCTGGTCCTGGCATTGGGCTGCCCACCCAGAATGCCCGGGCGGTACGAGAGGAGGTCCCCCGGGCGCGTCACGGCCAGCAGCCCAGGGAGAACCGCCACCAGGTCGAGGACGCCCAGCCGAGGCGGCAGACCACCAGTCCGCCTCGGAAGATGAAGGAGAAGACGGCGAACCCGAGGTCCGGCCCAACCAAGTCCAGCTGGAGTGGATGGCTCGGATCTCGGCAGCTGAGGACTGGGAATCCCTGGAGCACGTCTGTGATGAGTATACGGAGATTGTCGTCGCCTTCAAGGAACCAGAAGAAGAGGGGGGCGCGGCACGTGCTCCAGGGTGTGGCGAAGGAGCGAGGGGTGGCCGGGGAAGGCCCGGAAACCCCGCCTGCCAGCGCAGGCGGCGGCCGGCATATGCGTTTGACGGGGAGGCCGCCGCCAAGATCCAGAAACTCTGCAGGGCCAACCCctcacaattaaaatagagccaCACACTTTCAATAACAATAATTTTCCAATGACTTTGTAAGCTTAATAACACAACTGCCTCCACTGTCATaaagtacaaataaaaacaacatcAACATTAACACCAATCTCTTGTTATAAAGCACTCCACATAGAGCCACATGCTTTCAATAACTATAATTTCCCCCTGACTTGTAACTTGTTTAACATACCTCTCTTCCCCGCCATAAAGTACAAATTAAACAACAGTAATACCAGTCACACAACATCAATCACTCCTATGATAATAATATCACATTTCCTCTAATCATGTATACACAagccaccagaaaaaaaaatatatttatccaaattttaacttatttactaATTTCAATTACCCCTCAAATACCCAAGCACTTGTAACTCCTATTAAACATCACCACACAACTAATTACACATTACTGACCCACCTAACACTCATTACTGTAAAATTCACCTGAATCACCCAGTGTAGCATCACTTCCCAGTCTAATAATTCTCTCCTCTTCTCTCTCCAATAATAACAAACAATTAACCTGAAACTCCCCTCTCAACACACCTCAAACTGCCCCTGCTTCTAAAATAGTCATGCATCAT from Bacillus rossius redtenbacheri isolate Brsri chromosome 1, Brsri_v3, whole genome shotgun sequence includes these protein-coding regions:
- the LOC134527496 gene encoding uncharacterized protein LOC134527496 — translated: MGEAALKCHIKGKKHAAFTDAATKSLGLTQFFGVENSSTVNVKAEENKIRPASASVVDSCHVTSVSSCSSSSSPSVSSHFSGTDVMNAEIRWALKCATSHYSLNSCEGLPELFKNMFPDSSIAKQFSCSATKCAYMICFGLAPHFKAAIFKTANEVEHYCLLFDESLNLSNQKKQMDIHIRLWDPNSDEVVTRFFTSVFMGHSSAEVTLSALQEATEKLNHSKLLNLSMDGPAVNWKLFNILQAELKKDFGCTLIDVGSCTLHTLNNCFKHGSRSTSWDIDSFLVSIYWLFKDSPARREDYLNLSVNKKLPSKFCKHRWLENVPAAERALEIWDDLKKYVGEVDKGHLTKIKCKSYLIVKEACQDVLMPAKLNIFLSVVKLLQPFLTKYQSDKPLLPFLAEDLRNMIVSCLQSFNIMRNEYISKLSSPYQVSLFDFKDRKCLLSSCKVNLGFIADRLVKELVHKREVSEKEVLELRHETQNFIFLMLENLVVKSPIKYAFVRSLSCLDPRFMLTDSHSCYKKMKQILSIIVKAKQLQEKMCDEILLEYQELLRYAHENKTAFSDFSPDVSRIDVFFRNYLGGEKKFV
- the LOC134527209 gene encoding zinc finger protein 219-like, which encodes MPVRPSFVALPAPEEIQCPACVRLQQFGSVFGRLADLAAHVRRAHDSAGLWFRCEICRPHEEIWSLRAARLHFETVHPGPGIEPALPEADGTDSDLASDDEEEDERVAVREVVSLVRDPGEPGFLRVPVPLPAVLTCILCGTHGIGLRIRGRYSAWSDMWKHMKRHHPEVTAVEFRCRLCASAFSGAGYPLRVAQNHVANVHRAEVRRLAARRAREAGLGAPARTPPARVARREARHSSDEDADDPQPRPLPPRLLSTVPGPSHRLSPPAREEGQETCIVLPPRKKRRTSPGPVTPVRDDATGREALFLCRRKKLSLSLRTTPRPRSPAPNGTLTPAPAQVSTNEEEAAEFLSRILPLHPRPSPGPACRPSYPQREDVPVLAPEQESIKAV